In one window of Spodoptera frugiperda isolate SF20-4 chromosome 11, AGI-APGP_CSIRO_Sfru_2.0, whole genome shotgun sequence DNA:
- the LOC118274776 gene encoding mucin-5AC — protein sequence METGHLLVVCAAVLGAVQAGQHDIYSGHSVYGVHVRSKAHQMLLHDLEPILDLDVWQHGIVSEREAFIRVAPENKELFLNALEEEGIEHYVHLEDVAQDLEERDNELKSWRASKQNRMAFEDYPRHEEVNAYMDRIALQHPDLATVVTAGKSFEGRDIKYIKISTSNFEDSSKPIYMLTAMIHAREWVTTPTLLYSMHRLVENLRSQDQDLREDIDWIIMPLLNPDGYEYSHTTERLWRKTRSYRPEFNDTCWGVDGNRNYDSVNFGVIGASSDPCNVTYPGPEPFSEVETAYVRDVLLEHVDRIQLFMDVHSFGNYITYGYGDGTLPPNVVELHLMSSVMGSAIDVHKLPEANFYRVGNSGILMYPTAGCAQDYAQSIGVPFSLTLELPSYGQRFEVSPQYINHINEETWQGIAASARVARTFYKARTSAPTTDRPTDPSTDSSTNEPTDSSTYDPTESSTYDPTDSSTYDPTESSTYDPTDSSTYEPTESSTYDPTDSSTYEPTESSTYDPTDSSTYDPTESSTYDPTDSSTYEPTESSTYEPTDSSTYEPTESSTYDPTDSSTYEPTESSTYEPTDSSTYEPTDSSTYEPTESSTYEPTESSTYDPTDSSTYEPTDSSTYEPTESSTYEPTESSTYEPTDSSTYEPTDSSTYEPTESSTYEPTDSSTYEPTDSSTYEPTDSSTYEPTESSTYDPTDSSTYESTDSSTYEPTESSTYEPTDSSTYEPIDPSTNEPIDPSTNEPIDPSTNEPIDPSTNEPIDPSTNEPIDPSTNEPIDPSTNEPIDPSTNEPIDPSTNEPIDPSTNEPIDPSTNEPIDPSTNEPIDPSTNEPIDPSSNEPTDPSTNAPTDSPSNPPINPSPSWWWWW from the exons ATCTGGAGCCAATCCTGGACCTGGACGTGTGGCAGCACGGCATCGTCTCGGAGAGAGAAGCTTTCATCAGAGTGGCTCCTGAGAACAAGGAACTTTTCCTGAACGCTTTGGAAGAAGAGGGAATAGAACACTACGTCCACCTGGAAGATGTTGCTCA GGACTTAGAAGAGCGCGACAATGAGCTGAAGTCGTGGAGGGCTTCGAAACAAAATAGAATGGCCTTCGAGGACTACCCCCGACATGAAGAA GTTAATGCGTACATGGACAGGATTGCTCTCCAGCACCCCGACCTGGCCACCGTTGTCACAGCTGGTAAGAGCTTTGAAGGACGCGACATCAAGTACATTAAG ATTTCAACAAGCAACTTTGAAGACAGTAGCAAACCTATCTACATGCTGACTGCGATGATCCACGCGCGCGAGTGGGTCACCACTCCAACCCTCCTGTACTCCATGCATCGGCTGGTGGAGAACTTGAGGAGTCAGGACCAAGACCTGCGGGAGGATATCGACTGGATCATCATGCCGCTACTCAACCCTGATGGCTACGAGTACTCACATACGACC GAACGTCTTTGGCGAAAGACAAGGTCATACAGACCTGAATTCAACGACACATGCTGGGGTGTGGACGGCAACAGGAATTACGATTCCGTAAACTTCGGTGTGATTGGGGCTAGCAGTGATCCCTGTAATGTTACCTACCCTGGACCTGAACCCTTCTCTGAAGTGGAGACTGCTTACGTCCGAGACGTTTTGCTGGAACATGTGGACAGGATCCAATTATTCATGGATGTTCACAGTTTCGGCAATTATATAACATATGGCTATGGCGACGGTACGTTGCCACCGAATGTGGTAGAGCTGCACCTGATGTCTTCAGTGATGGGGTCAGCTATAGACGTGCACAAACTGCCCGAGGCTAATTTCTATAGAGTGGGCAACAGTGGCATCTTGATGTACCCCACCGCTGGCTGCGCTCAGGACTACGCTCAG TCTATTGGCGTTCCCTTCTCGTTGACACTGGAGCTACCAAGTTACGGGCAACGCTTCGAGGTCTCTCCGCAGTACATCAACCACATAAACGAGGAGACGTGGCAAGGCATCGCGGCCAGCGCCCGCGTCGCTCGCACGTTCTATAAGGCAAGGACGAGCGCTCCTACTACCGATCGTCCTACAGACCCTTCTACTGATTCCTCTACAAATGAACCTACCGACTCCTCTACATATGACCCTACCGAATCCTCTACATACGATCCGACCGACTCCTCTACATATGACCCTACCGAATCCTCTACATACGATCCGACCGACTCCTCTACATATGAACCTACCGAATCCTCTACATACGATCCGACCGATTCCTCTACATATGAACCTACCGAATCCTCTACATACGATCCGACCGATTCCTCTACATATGACCCTACCGAATCCTCTACATACGATCCGACCGACTCCTCTACATATGAACCTACCGAATCCTCTACATACGAACCGACCGATTCCTCTACATATGAACCTACCGAATCCTCTACATACGATCCGACCGATTCCTCTACATATGAACCTACTGAATCCTCTACATACGAACCGACCGATTCCTCTACATATGAACCTACCGACTCCTCTACATATGAACCTACCGAATCCTCTACATATGAACCTACCGAATCCTCTACATACGATCCGACCGATTCCTCTACATATGAACCTACCGACTCCTCTACATATGAACCTACCGAATCCTCTACATATGAACCTACCGAATCCTCTACATACGAACCGACCGATTCCTCTACATATGAACCTACCGACTCCTCTACATATGAACCTACCGAATCCTCTACATACGAACCGACCGATTCCTCTACATATGAACCTACTGATTCCTCTACATATGAACCTACCGACTCCTCTACATATGAACCTACCGAATCCTCTACATACGATCCGACCGATTCCTCTACATATGAATCTACCGACTCCTCTACATATGAACCTACCGAATCCTCTACATACGAACCGACCGATTCCTCTACATATGAACCTATCGACCCCTCAACAAACGAACCTATCGACCCCTCTACAAACGAACCTATCGACCCCTCTACAAACGAACCTATCGACCCCTCTACAAACGAACCTATCGACCCCTCTACAAACGAACCTATCGACCCCTCTACAAACGAACCTATCGACCCCTCTACAAACGAACCTATCGACCCCTCTACAAACGAACCTATCGACCCCTCTACAAACGAACCTATCGACCCCTCTACAAACGAACCTATCGACCCCTCTACAAACGAACCTATCGACCCCTCTACAAACGAACCTATCGACCCCTCTACAAACGAACCTATCGACCCCTCTTCAAACGAACCTACCGACCCCTCTACAAACGCACCTACTGATTCTCCTTCCAATCCTCCTATTAATCCTTCTCCCAgctggtggtggtggtggtga